In Aquimarina spinulae, a single window of DNA contains:
- a CDS encoding head GIN domain-containing protein — translation MRTAAFIIGLTLCSITSLQAQWWGNGKKINGNGNSITKNRSTSDYDQVKVKGSLDVSLISGTEGKITIKGESNLIDYIVTEIQGDALRIYVKKGFYLKPSVGKKLIITVPFKDLTQVTLSGSGDVYSSDTIKASDFKTGVSGSGDIQLVVDAENIWGQVSGSGDLVLKGSTGSFNGNVSGSGDLSAYDLNAKNVTATVSGSGDIEVMATTYLKARVSGSGDIFYKGDPQKEDKKVSGSGDITKR, via the coding sequence ATGAGAACAGCAGCATTTATTATAGGACTTACATTATGCAGTATAACTTCTTTACAAGCACAATGGTGGGGAAATGGGAAAAAAATTAATGGTAATGGCAATTCTATTACCAAAAACAGATCGACATCAGACTATGATCAAGTAAAAGTAAAAGGAAGTTTGGATGTATCCTTAATATCTGGTACAGAAGGAAAAATCACAATCAAAGGAGAAAGTAACCTTATTGATTATATAGTAACCGAGATCCAAGGAGATGCTCTTAGAATTTATGTGAAAAAAGGGTTTTATCTAAAACCTTCTGTAGGAAAAAAACTAATTATTACTGTTCCTTTTAAAGATCTAACTCAAGTTACATTATCAGGATCGGGAGATGTGTATAGTTCTGATACAATTAAGGCTTCTGATTTTAAAACCGGAGTATCTGGGTCTGGTGATATTCAACTTGTTGTTGATGCCGAAAACATATGGGGACAAGTATCTGGATCTGGTGATCTGGTATTAAAAGGAAGTACCGGTAGTTTTAACGGAAATGTATCTGGTTCTGGAGACCTTTCTGCGTATGACTTAAATGCAAAAAATGTAACAGCAACCGTATCTGGGTCTGGTGATATTGAAGTAATGGCTACTACCTACTTAAAGGCTCGTGTATCTGGATCTGGTGATATATTTTATAAAGGAGACCCTCAAAAAGAAGATAAAAAAGTATCTGGATCAGGAGATATTACAAAAAGATAG
- a CDS encoding RNA polymerase sigma factor has product MSLTQLNTEQLIAKCREQDQNAQLETYNRYYKAMYNTALRIIKDTAEAEDIMQEAFLTAFTKLSMLEDNNMFGAWLKRIVINASLTATRKKDVHREVALETVEYALTDSNGIVEEDLASVKVNTVLNTLTQLKDSYSTALSLHLIEGYDYEEICQIMNISYSNCRTLISRAKESLRKKLQFV; this is encoded by the coding sequence TTGTCACTAACCCAACTAAATACAGAGCAATTAATTGCGAAATGTCGCGAGCAAGATCAAAATGCGCAGCTCGAAACATACAATCGTTATTATAAGGCAATGTACAATACAGCATTGAGAATCATAAAGGACACAGCAGAAGCTGAAGATATTATGCAAGAAGCTTTTTTAACAGCTTTTACAAAACTATCAATGCTAGAAGATAATAATATGTTTGGGGCCTGGTTAAAAAGGATTGTTATTAATGCCAGTTTAACCGCTACACGTAAAAAAGATGTTCATCGTGAGGTAGCCCTAGAAACTGTTGAGTATGCTCTTACAGATAGCAACGGAATTGTAGAAGAAGATCTTGCTTCTGTAAAAGTAAATACAGTACTAAATACACTAACTCAACTTAAAGACAGCTATAGTACTGCATTATCATTACACCTTATAGAAGGTTATGATTATGAAGAAATCTGTCAGATCATGAATATATCATATTCTAATTGTCGTACGCTTATTTCGCGCGCAAAAGAAAGCTTACGAAAAAAATTACAATTTGTATGA